Below is a genomic region from Vitis riparia cultivar Riparia Gloire de Montpellier isolate 1030 chromosome 5, EGFV_Vit.rip_1.0, whole genome shotgun sequence.
GATGAGAATGCAAAAATGATATATACCCGattacaacaataaaaaaagagtAAACAGAAACTAACAGAGAACTTTGCACTTGGTTAgactttttattttacataaaacattttttaaggaaGCCAAAGACAGGAAAGTTCAATAGCATGAACTTCTCTTTGTGATGATAACCAACCATAGcaagagaagaagaggaagatgaaCAGGAAAATGagcaaaacaaaacacaaagaaGCTCCATGAATGTGCTACATATAAGCTacatgaaattatttattaagagCTGATGATACAGAAAGGTGAATTCTAATATAATGGCGACAGTGATGTTGGGAGAGGACTGGGATTTCCATAACATTTCAGATAACATCtcataaagaaaatcaattattaCCATTCAGATTATGCGGAGTCAACACGGAAGTGTTGGAAGAGAAGGGTTAAGAAATATTACCTTAGCAAGTCCCTCTCCTTCATTTTCTGCTAGGGCCTTTGTGTTAGCCTTAAAGCTTGTCTTTGCAACACTTACTTCAAATCCCTCCTTTTCAGCTTTCTCCCTTGCTTGAGGCTGTGAATTTTTATATTCAGTTAAAAACAGAGTTTAGAGAACCCACAGAGTAGAACTAGCTGCCAGAGCATCAATTTGCATGCAGGAAACAAACCTATTCCACCAAGAACTAATCTCATATTAACATTGTGGCATATAATTGGATGATTTAAATTTACCTCAGTCAATCCAACCATACTGATTTCTGGATGAGTGAAACAAGCTGCTGGGATGCTCAAATGATTGAGCACATGATCCTTTCCGGTAACTTGCTCAACAACTGCATCACAAGAGCCAAGCAAAAAATGAAGATGGTTTAAGTAGCATTTTTAAAGGTAAAACAGCAAAATATGAGGTAGTTACCACTAACCTGAAATTCCTTGTGCACTTGCTGCATGAGCAAGCATCATTTTACCATTTGCATCACCTATGCAATACAAGTGAGGaacctaataaaaaaagttCCATGTCAGTAACAATCGGCTAAGCCACACAAAAAGTGTGCTTGTAAGAGAATTATAACAGACCAGATTTCCATCAGCATCAATTACTCGCATACGCTCATCAACAGGAATAAAACCACGTTGTGTTACTACACTGATCTGTAGGAAAACAATTCCACATCCAAAAATCCTTTTGTTAATGAAGATCTCTAtattttgtcaaatatattaattaaattgatatacTAGAAGACATACATTCTCCAAGCCAAGACCATTTGTGAATGGAGCCCTTCCAGTTGCAATTAATGCTGCATCTACCTATAAGGAAACAAAGTTGATGTGAATACCATGACAGGACAAACTActattcaaaaaagaaaataaagaagaaccTCCTTGATCACATGCAAAGACTTCACAGAGGCGCAAAGGTATGGATCCAGAAAACTAACTTCAATCATACTAGAAAGGCAAAAGCTTAATGTGAAAGTTTCATCAACTTCTCCCAGAGGCATCCCTGAGTGCATTTGAAAACTTAGAAAACTAACTTCAATCACGGTAGAAAGGCAAGAATCCAATGTGAAAGTTTGAATCATTTTAAGGCATCCTGAATACATTCTGAAAGTTAGCACATGTCTTAAACTTAGAGTAGCTCAATTCGATCATTCATTGACTTGTAGAAAGAATGGAAGCTATGAAATGGTTGGAAATTTACCTTTTTGATGGCTGAAATATGTTAAAAGTAAAACACAGATTTCTTTCAACTAGTTCACAATGTAGAGTATGCATTCGTGTTTTTCAGAGAATACAACTTTTCAAATAAGTGTATAAGACCTTTTTATCCTTCCAATcttttaaagtttgaaaaagtAGACATGAATTCGTTGGTATTAAACATTAAAGAAGCACTTAGACCTATTTGTTCTCTCTGTTGTTGCTATCTAAAGCAAAGATCAAGCTAGAACTTGAAAGTAAAGATGTATAAATGTTTCTCGACCCAAGATTTCACCGATTTCACacaacaaaattgccaacaaaaATTACCTCCAATGCATCTTTTGGTTCCTTCGTTTTAGCATCAATAAGCTCAATCCTGACTGGTTTTCCATCCTTGGCTGGAGTgatctatgaaaaaaaacacCAGCAAGGACAAATAAGCCACTGAGAAATCCCCATCcaggaaaaatacaaaaataaacaaaaaaactacCTTAGATGCAAATACTCCAGTGTGATAGTCAATTTTCCGTGGATTTATTAGAACTCTTTGGGCCAACTTCCCAATCTCAGGATCAAATCCAGGCATAAGCTGATCAAGAGCTTCAATAAAAGTTACCTGTGGAATATCATTATGGTCAACTTGATttacattaaaatgaaattctAAGTGTAAGTTGTTCCAATATGAGAAAAGAGAACAAAGATGACAATAACTACTTGCACTGATCAACAGAGGATACTAGAAGAAAATACAGCTTAAAGTTGTCTTTCCCCAGGGAAAAGGACATAAAGAATAAAACTCAAGAAACAGTATCAAATGGACAACATGTATGTATTCGTAAGTAGATTTAATACGAGAAAGACAAACAGATCCTGTACAGCTACTAGTAGGAATAGCAGAGATGGTACAATGGAACTTCAACTGTAATTTCTCCTAAAACTAAAAAGCAGCATAGCTAGTCAAGGTTTGTATGGTTTACACAATAACCTGTTTTATTTATGTAATGTGTACCAGAAAAAGGAACTGCCTTTGTTTATTTTACGACTTTTCTATACACTTGGATTTTATGTATGGCAAATAGAGCATTGGAATATACATAATATTTCTTATAACCACTCCTTGGAAAAGTTCAGCTAAATATAAGCCTGAAACCatgattttatgttatttttcatcttttccaaaaGGGAAAAACCATCATCAGCCAATGCTAATATACGTATACCTTCTAAAGAAAACATGAGCAAGCAAAAATATTGAGACCAAAGCACAACAATCACTAATTTTTCAAGTGCTGATGTTCTGGTAGAACCATGGAGACTGGAGAGATAATCCTTGCAATAGGTAAGTCGTAAAATCATGGATGAAAAAATGATATGCAAGTCATATGAATCAACCATAAAATAATGCAATCACATAACTATACGATAACAGGATGAGGCACACGATATAAGAGGGAAAAGCAGGGGAAGGAGCATTTGTCCTTTGATTTTAGCACCAGATCTAAGCTGTAACTCACTATTGATTGAAATTTctcatttatataaatttaaactgTAATCGCAATGACTATAAAGAAGATGCTACCTCACTTCCAAGTGCTGTATACACATCACTGAATTCAAGACCAATATAACCACTTCCAACAATGGCTATCCAATCAGGAACAGACTCCAGTTTGAGCGCATGATCGCTGGTAATAACAGTCTTCCCTGCAAGTCATTATCTGGTGATTAGAAATCTTTGAACACAAAAAccaaaagattgacaaattcATATTATAGATTTTGCAGATAACTGGAATACAAGGAATTTCACCCATTACATGTGTGATAAATCATGCCTGGAAACTCATACACATAAACAAGTTTTCCCCACATTTTATGGTCCACAGGGCTGCTCATTAACTCGTTAAACTTAGATATCCAGATTATCTTCTATTGCATGAGTTAATAGTTCTCATCCAAATCtgaatttggagattgaatcAGGAATAACTTAGCcgatatttctatattttattcaaagtCTTTATTCAAAGACATGTGCAACCACATACTTAGCTCTCCCAAAATGCTATGTAGGACTACAGTCCCAGTTTCCTGTACCAGGTCATTCTTTTGAACACCTGCATCTGTTCTTGTATATAGCTATAAACTATTTCCTAATGCGAACTGTCCCATCATACAGAATGCATTTCCAATAAGAATAGGAAACAGGAAGCAGATTTCAAGAGATGTTGCACTGCATCTCATAAAGTAAGTGTGCCTCTAGcatgaaaaattcatttgattACAGAACTTTGTTAAATTTCATAATGGTAAAATGGGGATGAGCAGGAAAGGATGCTTACCATCAACTTCAATCCCTTTTGGGACAAAAGGAACAGAACCAGTAgcaatgattatattttttgcAGTTATTACATTCTCAGAGAAGCCAACCTTTCCATATTTCACCTTTTGAGGGCCCtgaataaattcataaatgaaattattgatAATAAATATCATTAGGACTTTTGTAACCATGAGATTGGTTATTAAAGCATAGGACAGGCTCAAGTAAACCATCCATTTTTCCATGAAGTTCAAAACTGTCATAAACCAGGCTTTAATTTGAATTGCTTGAAAGATCTTGTCTTTGTCAGCATGGACAACTTACCAAAATTGTTCCAACGCCTGTTAATATGTCCACACCCAATGCTTTCATTGAATTAGTCAAATTATTACGAATTTTAGAAGCAAGGTTATTGGCATGGTCAGCCACTCCTTGTCTGTCATACCCTGCAGCTGAAACCTGAGTTTCAAGAGATCAGAACAATGAGTCAAATGGGGTTGGAATATTGATAGCATGCAAAGGGGGAAATTCTGAAAAAGGTTGCATCAAGTTATAAGCAGTGCAGCCCAACTAAAAGGGTTGATCTGCAAATAAAATAACACAAGAGTAGaaaattttacgaataaatagAAGGCTGAAAAACATGCTTGCTAGCTAAGTTAGATCAAACTTGAATACTTTGTTTGCACTATAAACACATCTCAGCCACACAGAGAAACCAATGATGTGACCTTGCAAGGAAGCATTACCAGAGAAATACTAAAGAGAACcatcaaaatattttgaatttggaaTCTTTGGATACTTTCTAATAATCATGCACTGCTACAGGATGCTATATAAGCACTTCAATATTGTAGTgtcaaacatatattttaaaatttttgttactATGTACATGGTATATAGCAATCCCAATCAGGGCAGCTAccattctatttaaaacatcgATTCTGCTACTGCATTTAAGACATGAAGACATGAAGGCATCGAGTATTAATTATCAGTGCTAGGCACACCCATTGCTGCATAAAGACAAACTTGCAGCACTCAGTATAAAACAATAGCACAATGATGTTATATTTCGGAATTTGTTGTCTGTGTTAAGTTTATGCTTCAAAAACTTGATGAACTGTGATTATTCTATTACCTGCAAACCCAAAGCCTTCAAGTGATGCTCACTCTGAAGTTCCCGCATTCGACCACTTACAGCCAGAAGAGCTTTAGAAGGAACACAACCTCTGTTTACACATGTTCCACCCACCACATCTCCCTCGATGATGGCAGTTTTCAGACCCtgtcaataattatttttaaaattattccacCCTTAATGACTTGAATATCAATAAACACACACGCACACGCACACACACAACTAATTAACTTTTTACATATACCCTACTCACATGGAGGCCAGTACGTAAACAATGCATGATACCGAACAAGGGCCCATCCAGGGAATTTAGAGACACCGAAAAGGGGGGAAATtgaatggttaaaaaaaaaatgggaaagaaagaaagaaagaaagcattCATTCAAAAGATTAATCACTGAGTCAAAATACAATTTTGTAATGACATCATTAGAGAGGAATCAACTGAGTACTAATACTCATAGCCTGAAAATACCTATTTCCAGATCCATGGATAATAGAACAGCTTTAATGTGTTTATTGAGTTGCTACATGAATCAGTTATATCAACTTTAATCTGTTTATTGGTGTTAATGAGTTTATATCAGCACCAATCTGAGGGACAAGAACAAGTAAGCATTTTAACTAAAATCACTTAGACCATCTGCTAATAAGCATGCAGAAATAATGCTCAAAGCAGCATAATTGATGGATGAAGTTTAATTTCACCTAAACCAAAACACAGAAATCTCCAAGCCAGCTAGAAATAATTTATACTGAGGTTAACTTCCCTTGGAAGTGAACAAACattgagttaaaaaatataaatagggAATTACAATCAAAAGCAAATACACTCAGTTGAAAACCAACTACTGAACAAGAATGGTTTAAATCACTGATTGAACACAAACTAACGAAAGAATCTTCAAATTCACCTAAATCAATGATTGATTATGAAACTAACaacaaattttccatttgaatAACCTTTTCACAGCTAACAATCTACTTAATCAATGATTGAATATGAGCTAAAAAAAGTTCTGATTCAAATGCGTtttcagaaaaaataaataaataaatcagcaGAATCAATGATTGAGAATGAACTAGCGACAAAATTGACATTCAGATGACGTTTTCACAGCTAAACTCAGTTAAGCCAATAGAAAAATCAATGAATGAGTTAAACTGACATTAAAACTCTCATTCAAATGACGTTAGCATGCCTAATTCAGATGAATCAATGATTGACTTAAACTAACAACAAAATTGTTTCCAAACCACGCCTCCATAACTGATTGCAGCTAAATTGAAGTTTACTGAATcgatttaattaaataaataaataaataaaaataggcTGCACCTTCTCGACGGCATGCAGAGCAGCTCCATGGCCACCAACGCCAGCTCCGATAATAACCAAATCGTAGTCGAACGCCTTCGGAGCACTTCCATTGTCTGATACCGAAGCTGAAACCTTCTTGGAGCGTCCTCGACTGGAGACGATGACTCGACAAGAATCATTTCGTTTCGGAGAAGAAAACCCTAAGGCTTCTCTTCTGAGGCCACAGAAGCGGAGATTGAGAGGACTAGGCGGAGCGGCGCATGAGAGCTCGGAGGAGTGGCCTGATCTGGGAATGGCTGTGGAGGAggagaaggagagagagagcgaAGAGTGCATTGTGGATTGAAGATAGAGAGAAATGAGATACAGAGACGCCGGGTGAAAGAGATCTGAGGAGATTTGAAGTTGCCTTCGAGTATTTGGTTTTGGAGTTATGAGGAGGTTGGGGGTGGAGGCTTTGATGAGTGCGGGCGGAGATATCAAAGTGTGGGCGGATAAACCACCTTACTGACTCCTTTCACGTTTCGCTTTCTTGTTAGGGTCGAGTTTGGACTGGGTGTTGGATGAGACTTGAAGAGCCCACGCGCCTACAAAGGGTGACGATGGGCAATCCTCGTAGTGTGGAGGCCCGTTTCGATTGTCTCATGGACCTGTTAGCTAATGTTAAGttgtaaagaaaaagaaaattaataaaaaggagagagtaaaaaaacaatgatatatatattctaaaatattatatttcaaatgaTCAAAGTACTATTATCTTATAGGTAGtaatatgataattatatttgatttataataaaaataaaataataaacatgtttatgattcaatatttgaaatttataactaaaattattatattatattctcaaatataaaaacaatataaaatgatttatatataaatattaaataatacatatattagtattattttatatatatttgtttagttttttatgatctataaatttaatttttttaatcaaaattatttgtttttacaaaatgagtaatatagaaaataaaaaaaataaaaaatatatataataaaacatatttgtgatatctcatatcaataaataaaataaaaaaagtttatagtatcatatatatatatatatatatatatatatatatatatatatatatatataatgggcTCTTCTCGTTTTTATAAACACATATTAAAGTTATGAATACATATTAAACTTAATACAAATAATATGTACATGGGATAAGAGTATCTTGTTATATAATAGAATCAAAGTCAATTATTGAATTCAGTATGATGCTGAGTTTAAACGTTGTGAAAATTTATCAGGCCTAAAAGATATACTATTTACATGGAAGATACCATAAAGGGTGGTTCGGTTGAATGGTTTTATAATCCCATGGGATGGAATACTTTGAAACaatatccatataaaaataattaagtcgttacataatattattagaaacaaTACTTAACCCTAGCGCAACTCCACAAGAGGCATCACGTAAGACACAATGAGAACATTGTGTCCATCCACATGGGGTGATCGTGACACTACATAAGTAATAAACTATTCGTAATTAtgtaaatacattttaaataagtaaaaacccataataatcaatatatgcATGAAAATGatcatataattataaataatatcatagTCATACAACAATTTATGGAAGATAAAACAATAGGTACTCATGCCTATAAAATGAAGGTATATCAATAAGGTTAGGAAATTCGAGCAACGAAGAAAAGTgtcacaatttttaatttttttaacttacttataattttatgtttatattttgttttataggGAGTTTTCCCATTACTATAAATAAAgtgttttacaaaaaaataaaaaaataggtctATCCCTATATAGAATATTTGGGAACCGACTAAAAACGTAGGtagatattttgattaaaatgattaaCATTATTAGGTATAATTGAGACATTTGGGATTTAAGAGTTTTTTAATggttataattattaaatttaagtgtaatgaattaattttcttttgttaaatcttgtattttctcttgttttttttttttttgctcatttatttaaataaaaaatagagtgtTTACAATATTAAGGCAAAATGAACTATCCACATGCGAGTGCATCTAAACAAAGGTACGAATGTACAATGAGAGGCACCATCTAGACACACTCCACCTATTACATTACCACCATAAAGCCCTACCACatcatattataataaatatgaattgatCACCATGATCATTATCTTAACAAAAGGTTCCTTGCCAGCTCTCATCGGTATAGGAATGAAGCATAATAAGCATGTAATGGACTTTTTGCAAGACTTAAGAATCTTGCCtcgagaaaatatatatatatatataaaagaagtcAATGTTGCATGCAAAGCGAACAATCACTCCATGTGTTTGAGAGAGGTTGATTttagtattataaaaattgttacGACCAACATTTTATTTGATCATCTTTCTTTgaactttaaatattattttagtcattaataaatttatctgaataaaaaaaagtatttaaccaaccaaaaataaatacacTCAATGACCACTTTAGTACAATACATGCAATTCATCTCAATGTTCGCTTATTCAATCCACTCGCAATAACTAGACAGACTAGACTACGGGTAGTTGTAAAATCAGTCATCTTATAAAGTGCACAACCGGTAGGGCCCATAAGAAATCATACCTGGCCATAAAAAGTAGAATCCCCACCcccatttgattttattataaagaattgaaaaaaaaaaatacaattcaaattaattaaaattaat
It encodes:
- the LOC117914863 gene encoding dihydrolipoyl dehydrogenase 2, chloroplastic-like, with amino-acid sequence MHSSLSLSFSSSTAIPRSGHSSELSCAAPPSPLNLRFCGLRREALGFSSPKRNDSCRVIVSSRGRSKKVSASVSDNGSAPKAFDYDLVIIGAGVGGHGAALHAVEKGLKTAIIEGDVVGGTCVNRGCVPSKALLAVSGRMRELQSEHHLKALGLQVSAAGYDRQGVADHANNLASKIRNNLTNSMKALGVDILTGVGTILGPQKVKYGKVGFSENVITAKNIIIATGSVPFVPKGIEVDGKTVITSDHALKLESVPDWIAIVGSGYIGLEFSDVYTALGSEVTFIEALDQLMPGFDPEIGKLAQRVLINPRKIDYHTGVFASKITPAKDGKPVRIELIDAKTKEPKDALEVDAALIATGRAPFTNGLGLENISVVTQRGFIPVDERMRVIDADGNLVPHLYCIGDANGKMMLAHAASAQGISVVEQVTGKDHVLNHLSIPAACFTHPEISMVGLTEPQAREKAEKEGFEVSVAKTSFKANTKALAENEGEGLAKLIYRPDNGEILGVHIFGLHAADLIHEASNAIALGTRIQDIKFAVHAHPTLSEVLDELFKSAKVHAHVPSPVGEPVTV